The following are from one region of the Rosistilla carotiformis genome:
- a CDS encoding ammonium transporter gives MFLMLSGGATIGISQDTAVADAVEQGTVETASEATLEQMQASIDAAALAGHNAWMLTCCALVLFMTAPGLALFYGGLVRRKNVLSVMMQCIFLMGLMTVIWGLYGYSLAFGGTPDDNYLSHLIGNGEFLMMDNVSRTWDESAGAPFTPMEGVIPRLTHMLFQGMFFIITPALICGAFAERMKFSAMVVYSVLWGTLIYCPLAHWVWDGGILAFNGDQAIFGGALDFAGGTVVHISSGISALVAAIMIGPRMGFGKLPLPPHNLTFTAVGSAMLWFGWFGFNAGSELASDELTSSAFAVTHFSAAAGAVAWAACEWLLRGKPTVLGASSGAVAGLVCITPAAGFVNPMPALIMGAIAGVACYWSCAKLKHIFKYDDALDAFGVHGVGGTVGAVLTGLFATRACWDIGEGAKLGLFEGGNILAGQIAAVVVTYVYAGIGSIVLLLLIKMTIGLRVEANDEEQGLDISLHGEEAYVLN, from the coding sequence ATGTTTCTCATGTTGTCCGGCGGGGCAACGATTGGCATTTCCCAAGACACCGCGGTCGCAGACGCCGTCGAGCAGGGGACGGTGGAAACCGCAAGCGAGGCTACGCTGGAACAGATGCAGGCCAGCATCGATGCCGCTGCGTTGGCCGGTCACAACGCGTGGATGTTGACATGTTGTGCGCTCGTCCTGTTCATGACTGCGCCCGGTTTGGCCTTGTTCTACGGTGGTTTGGTCCGTCGTAAGAACGTGTTGAGCGTGATGATGCAGTGCATTTTTCTGATGGGCTTGATGACGGTGATCTGGGGATTGTACGGGTACTCATTGGCCTTTGGAGGCACGCCAGATGATAACTATCTGTCGCATTTGATCGGCAACGGCGAGTTCTTGATGATGGATAATGTCTCGCGCACGTGGGACGAATCTGCTGGCGCCCCCTTCACGCCGATGGAAGGCGTGATCCCACGATTAACCCACATGTTGTTTCAAGGCATGTTCTTCATCATCACCCCCGCGTTGATCTGCGGTGCGTTTGCGGAGCGGATGAAGTTCAGTGCGATGGTGGTCTATTCGGTCCTCTGGGGAACGTTGATCTATTGTCCGTTGGCACACTGGGTTTGGGACGGTGGTATCTTGGCCTTCAATGGAGATCAGGCAATCTTTGGGGGAGCCCTCGATTTCGCCGGGGGGACGGTCGTCCATATCAGCAGCGGAATTTCAGCGTTGGTGGCCGCGATCATGATCGGTCCGCGGATGGGATTTGGAAAGCTGCCTCTGCCGCCGCATAACTTGACCTTCACCGCCGTCGGTTCGGCGATGTTGTGGTTCGGTTGGTTCGGATTCAATGCCGGCAGCGAATTGGCCTCCGACGAACTGACAAGCAGCGCGTTTGCCGTCACTCACTTCTCCGCCGCTGCGGGGGCCGTCGCTTGGGCGGCGTGCGAATGGCTGTTGCGAGGCAAACCGACGGTTCTGGGGGCCAGCAGCGGTGCCGTGGCAGGACTGGTCTGCATCACCCCTGCGGCTGGATTCGTCAATCCGATGCCAGCGTTGATCATGGGAGCGATCGCAGGTGTCGCTTGTTATTGGTCGTGTGCCAAGCTGAAACACATCTTTAAATATGACGATGCGTTGGATGCCTTCGGCGTGCATGGTGTTGGCGGAACCGTGGGGGCGGTGCTGACGGGACTCTTCGCGACTCGTGCCTGTTGGGATATCGGCGAGGGTGCCAAGTTGGGGTTGTTTGAAGGGGGGAACATCTTAGCCGGACAGATTGCCGCCGTCGTTGTGACTTATGTCTACGCAGGCATCGGAAGCATCGTGCTGCTGCTGTTGATCAAGATGACCATTGGTCTGCGGGTCGAAGCCAACGATGAAGAGCAGGGGTTGGACATTTCGTTGCACGGCGAAGAAGCCTATGTCTTGAATTAG
- a CDS encoding BamA/OMP85 family outer membrane protein, with product MFQQGSMRVQRETGDQLVASVSVKGNRSVGLNRIMEQVQTREGRVYDFNLVMEDVRRLHKFGAFEQIQPELVEQADGMHVTFVVRERPIVQAIEFVGNRGINDRELNGRVGIAPGDPLNQFSIESARTRLVDYYHEEGFNQATIETVIGKTGYPNAVIYRVNEGPLERIGSIEIVGNTFVSSARLEKIIKSREAFLGFFNFGNRAKMDILQQDLEKLTSYYRDLGFFEAEVGKMMRYDESGKYLTLRFVVKEGPRYYVRNVELIGNQFVDTNSLKQRLRLKPGDAFDRGKLQADVTEIRYGLGSVGFIFADVQPRPTVLDEPGQLDLVYRIAEGDQYKCGEIRIHVDGDDHLVAEHVVENRLEFAPGEMLDRKKLDRSERLLKSTQIFITNPAEGALPRIVVEQPKLVDLEAAADEY from the coding sequence ATGTTTCAGCAAGGGTCGATGCGCGTCCAACGCGAAACGGGGGACCAATTGGTTGCTAGCGTTTCGGTCAAAGGAAACCGCAGCGTCGGCCTGAATCGGATCATGGAACAAGTGCAAACCCGCGAAGGGCGTGTCTATGACTTCAATCTGGTCATGGAAGATGTCCGCCGATTGCATAAGTTTGGTGCCTTCGAACAGATCCAACCGGAACTTGTCGAACAGGCCGACGGGATGCACGTCACCTTTGTCGTGCGTGAGCGACCGATCGTTCAAGCGATCGAGTTCGTCGGCAACCGAGGCATCAACGACCGAGAACTCAATGGACGCGTCGGGATCGCACCGGGCGACCCGTTGAATCAGTTTTCGATCGAATCGGCGCGAACGCGATTGGTCGATTACTACCACGAAGAAGGCTTCAATCAAGCGACGATCGAAACGGTGATCGGCAAGACGGGCTATCCAAACGCGGTGATCTACCGGGTGAATGAAGGCCCCTTGGAACGGATCGGTTCGATCGAGATCGTCGGCAACACGTTTGTCAGCTCGGCACGCTTGGAAAAAATCATCAAGAGCCGCGAGGCGTTTTTGGGATTCTTCAATTTTGGCAACCGAGCCAAAATGGACATCCTGCAGCAGGATCTTGAGAAACTCACCAGCTACTACCGCGACCTGGGCTTCTTCGAAGCGGAGGTTGGCAAGATGATGCGGTACGACGAATCGGGGAAATACCTGACTCTTCGCTTTGTCGTCAAAGAAGGGCCTCGCTACTACGTTCGCAACGTCGAACTGATCGGCAATCAATTTGTCGACACCAACAGTTTGAAGCAGCGATTGCGTTTAAAGCCGGGCGATGCCTTTGACCGTGGCAAGCTGCAAGCCGATGTGACCGAGATCCGCTACGGTCTCGGATCGGTTGGATTTATCTTCGCCGACGTGCAACCGCGGCCGACCGTCTTGGACGAACCGGGGCAACTCGATTTGGTCTATCGGATCGCCGAGGGAGATCAGTACAAGTGTGGTGAGATTCGCATCCATGTCGATGGCGACGACCACTTGGTTGCCGAACACGTGGTCGAAAACCGTCTGGAGTTTGCTCCCGGCGAGATGCTCGACCGCAAGAAGCTGGACCGCAGTGAACGGTTGCTGAAGTCGACGCAGATTTTTATCACCAATCCGGCCGAAGGCGCTCTACCGCGCATTGTTGTCGAACAACCAAAGCTGGTCGATCTGGAAGCGGCTGCGGATGAATACTAA
- a CDS encoding M56 family metallopeptidase, translating to MTSFEWLQIVLSYALQITLVLAFSWYLEWTLKSSQAKSRVWTSAFIGLGILLVAGLMLPKLQFFHPWSEIRPSVLLGVIEAEFIIGKTLLVLWVFGAAIVLSRWIFHFVQLHRFIRSTEPLDDERRRRCNTLVEAELCTIGKQPVQYRISPEDLGPFCYQFHTPYVFLPESLLAGDAVEMSHVLRHELTHLKTQHPMQLFIQKFLQTMFWFHPLVWISGQRAGLIREFVCDDASTSDPGTTATYLRTLVRVVENRAKPQSGTFAIGRTSSELRQRAMRLAAGNDLKSSVWSHSVSLLPILAALLISQIWLPINPLASSQSMFTRWPSWTAHALHAFDIKVRDYERFEPNVQLHELMERQDNSASALRTY from the coding sequence ATGACATCGTTTGAATGGCTGCAGATCGTCCTCTCCTACGCTCTCCAAATCACGTTGGTGCTCGCGTTTTCGTGGTACCTTGAATGGACGCTGAAGTCATCGCAAGCGAAGTCTCGCGTTTGGACCAGCGCGTTTATCGGACTGGGCATTCTGTTGGTCGCTGGTCTGATGTTGCCGAAGCTGCAGTTTTTCCACCCGTGGAGCGAGATCCGGCCCAGCGTTTTGTTAGGAGTGATCGAAGCGGAGTTTATCATCGGCAAGACGCTGTTGGTCCTGTGGGTGTTCGGCGCCGCGATCGTGCTGTCGCGATGGATCTTCCATTTTGTGCAACTGCATCGTTTCATTCGTTCGACCGAGCCGCTGGACGACGAGCGTCGGCGGCGCTGCAATACATTGGTCGAAGCCGAACTGTGCACGATCGGAAAACAGCCGGTTCAGTACCGCATCAGCCCCGAAGACCTCGGCCCGTTCTGCTACCAATTCCACACGCCGTATGTGTTCCTGCCCGAATCGCTTTTGGCAGGTGACGCGGTGGAAATGTCGCACGTGCTGCGCCACGAACTGACTCATCTGAAGACGCAACATCCGATGCAGTTGTTCATCCAAAAGTTCCTTCAGACGATGTTCTGGTTCCATCCATTGGTCTGGATTTCGGGCCAGCGAGCCGGCTTAATTCGCGAGTTCGTTTGCGACGACGCTTCGACCAGCGATCCGGGGACGACGGCCACCTACTTGCGAACGTTGGTTCGCGTCGTCGAGAACCGCGCCAAACCGCAGAGTGGAACGTTTGCGATCGGTCGCACGTCGAGCGAACTACGGCAGCGGGCGATGCGTTTGGCTGCGGGAAACGATCTCAAATCAAGCGTCTGGTCGCACAGCGTCAGCCTGCTGCCAATCCTCGCCGCTCTGCTGATCTCTCAAATTTGGTTGCCAATCAATCCGCTGGCCTCCTCGCAAAGCATGTTCACTCGCTGGCCCAGTTGGACCGCTCACGCGCTGCACGCGTTCGACATTAAGGTCCGGGACTACGAACGTTTTGAACCCAACGTCCAACTGCACGAACTGATGGAACGACAGGACAATAGCGCGTCGGCGCTTCGTACCTACTGA
- a CDS encoding BamA/OMP85 family outer membrane protein, translating into MNRCFSAPSNIAAGLSLLACLTLGGCAHLRQQNLASNDSPPDAVDFSQLGITPAANAAADDSSSALAAEEPLTIRGQDSGFSLPPGVAAAAPAPSPGGGGFTRGPVPVSGQNVQPPLVQSQAATAGGAYGNTATDPRVAQNGVGEYQPQVQPAPSYGLPAPPAGYQTYNNQPVVPNQQTFGQPVGQPQFQPEFQPQQPGMIGAPIEPINPNFVDPLSNEPPPLVMPRVRTVPVDVFVTPARTGRFMVGGAVNSDAGVTGQIVLDERNFDILRFPRSFQDLFSGYAFRGAGQTFRLEAVPGSDFQRYMMSFGQPYLFGYLPLSLSVQGFLFDRQYRDWDESRLGGRVQLGYRVTNELSLSTAIRAENVDFGDVRVPGIPYVDQYVGNHELYSGSVRLSHDTRDIPFAPTEGHLFEVTFEQTFGSYDYSRIQADLRNYYLLRERADHSGRHTIAVTNSVGFSGADTPIFENFFAGGYSTMRGFDFRGASPVLSNGSDNVQVGGRLSVLGSVEYQFPLTADDATKGVVFVDYGTVEREIEIKRENFRVAPGFGFRVSMPALGPAPLAFDFAFPVAHADTDDRQVFSFFMGFSR; encoded by the coding sequence ATGAATCGTTGTTTTTCTGCTCCATCGAACATCGCGGCCGGGTTGTCCCTGTTGGCATGTTTGACGCTTGGCGGTTGCGCTCATCTGCGACAGCAGAACCTTGCCAGCAATGATTCGCCCCCCGATGCTGTCGACTTTAGTCAGTTGGGCATCACGCCCGCGGCGAACGCTGCGGCCGACGATTCATCATCCGCCCTGGCTGCAGAAGAACCGCTCACGATCCGCGGCCAAGACTCTGGCTTCTCGTTGCCTCCAGGCGTCGCGGCAGCCGCTCCGGCACCATCCCCTGGTGGTGGAGGCTTCACGCGTGGCCCCGTCCCTGTCAGCGGTCAAAATGTCCAACCCCCGTTGGTGCAATCCCAAGCGGCTACCGCTGGCGGTGCTTACGGAAACACCGCGACCGATCCTCGCGTCGCCCAGAACGGCGTTGGTGAATACCAACCGCAGGTGCAGCCGGCTCCCAGCTACGGACTGCCCGCACCGCCCGCTGGATATCAAACCTACAATAATCAACCGGTTGTCCCGAACCAGCAGACCTTTGGTCAGCCCGTCGGCCAACCTCAGTTTCAACCCGAATTTCAACCGCAACAGCCCGGCATGATCGGTGCGCCGATTGAACCGATCAATCCGAACTTTGTCGATCCGTTGTCGAATGAACCGCCACCGTTGGTAATGCCTCGCGTGCGAACCGTCCCCGTCGACGTCTTCGTAACACCTGCCCGAACCGGTCGGTTCATGGTCGGTGGTGCCGTCAACAGCGATGCCGGTGTGACCGGTCAGATCGTGTTGGACGAACGCAACTTTGACATCTTGCGATTCCCACGCAGCTTCCAAGACTTGTTCTCCGGCTACGCCTTCCGCGGTGCCGGGCAAACCTTCCGTTTGGAAGCGGTCCCCGGTAGCGATTTTCAACGCTACATGATGTCGTTTGGCCAGCCGTATCTGTTTGGGTACCTGCCGCTGAGTCTTTCGGTGCAAGGCTTCTTGTTCGACCGTCAGTACCGCGACTGGGATGAATCGCGTTTGGGGGGCCGTGTCCAACTGGGCTACCGCGTGACCAACGAGCTTTCGCTTTCGACAGCGATCCGTGCCGAAAACGTCGACTTTGGCGATGTTCGCGTCCCTGGAATTCCTTACGTTGATCAATACGTTGGCAACCACGAACTCTATTCGGGCAGCGTCCGCTTGTCGCACGATACCCGCGATATCCCATTCGCGCCGACCGAAGGGCATCTGTTTGAAGTGACGTTTGAACAAACCTTTGGATCGTACGACTACTCGCGGATCCAAGCCGATCTGAGGAACTACTACCTGCTTCGCGAGCGTGCCGATCACTCGGGGCGTCATACGATTGCGGTCACCAATAGCGTTGGCTTTAGCGGCGCGGACACGCCGATCTTCGAGAATTTCTTCGCCGGTGGTTACAGCACCATGCGTGGTTTCGATTTCCGAGGTGCGAGCCCTGTCCTCTCCAACGGTTCGGACAACGTTCAGGTCGGTGGTCGTTTGAGCGTGTTGGGATCGGTCGAATACCAGTTCCCGTTGACCGCCGATGACGCCACCAAGGGCGTCGTGTTTGTCGATTACGGTACGGTCGAACGCGAAATCGAGATCAAACGCGAGAACTTCCGCGTCGCTCCCGGTTTTGGTTTCCGCGTCAGCATGCCCGCCTTGGGACCTGCTCCGCTGGCCTTCGACTTTGCCTTCCCCGTCGCCCACGCCGACACCGACGATCGCCAGGTCTTCAGCTTCTTCATGGGCTTCTCACGCTAA
- a CDS encoding DUF1559 domain-containing protein: MDARRQGLTVLELLVVIAVISIMVALLLPALMSARESARRVACRSHLRELGIAAHHFHDGFGHLPRAWKATDDGKPFAFAWAANMLPQLGQQNMLAQLDLATSPTGLTTSVAAEAFAYELFVCPSDLTEPSFELQVDTERDDDVDGSTDNALHAAASPNLGWFPTANYVGVYGTHEADDYEEAAPTSGFADGSIINEQDIRFRDLRRGLSNTMIVGERTMAAVPSTWLGIDLRGGDAPCRLVGSAMTQPNCETCDECEFSSRHPGGSNFLWGDGRVTLVSESIDSVLYQENSRRMP, encoded by the coding sequence ATGGATGCTCGGCGTCAAGGATTGACCGTTCTCGAATTGCTGGTGGTGATCGCGGTGATCTCGATCATGGTAGCGCTACTGTTGCCAGCGTTGATGTCCGCGCGAGAGAGCGCCCGACGCGTCGCCTGCCGCAGCCACTTGCGCGAGCTTGGCATCGCTGCGCATCATTTTCATGACGGCTTTGGCCATCTGCCACGGGCATGGAAAGCAACCGACGACGGCAAGCCGTTTGCCTTTGCCTGGGCTGCGAACATGCTCCCGCAACTCGGGCAACAAAACATGCTGGCGCAGCTGGACCTGGCCACATCGCCGACGGGTTTAACGACATCTGTGGCGGCTGAAGCGTTCGCCTACGAACTGTTCGTCTGTCCGTCGGATCTGACCGAACCGAGTTTTGAATTGCAGGTCGATACCGAGCGCGACGACGACGTTGACGGATCGACGGACAACGCACTGCACGCAGCAGCGTCGCCGAACTTGGGCTGGTTTCCAACAGCTAACTATGTAGGCGTGTATGGCACCCATGAGGCCGACGATTACGAAGAGGCCGCACCGACGTCGGGCTTCGCCGATGGCAGCATCATCAACGAACAAGACATTCGATTTCGCGATCTGCGACGCGGCTTAAGCAACACGATGATCGTTGGGGAGCGGACGATGGCCGCCGTCCCGTCGACTTGGCTTGGGATCGATCTTCGCGGTGGCGACGCGCCATGTCGACTGGTCGGATCAGCGATGACTCAGCCGAATTGCGAAACCTGCGATGAATGCGAATTTTCGAGCCGGCATCCAGGCGGCTCGAATTTTTTGTGGGGCGACGGACGCGTGACTTTGGTCAGCGAATCGATCGATTCAGTTTTGTACCAAGAGAACTCAAGACGAATGCCCTAA
- a CDS encoding glycerophosphodiester phosphodiesterase, translating into MLNARWLLTVVLFCGCLDSTVWGQVIVGHRGASFDAPENTVAAFEEAWRQQADGVEGDFYLTTDGQIVCIHDKDTARTGGRRLKVSGSSLEQLRQLEYGSWKDARFAGEPLPTFADVWRAIPEGKLFVVELKVGPEIVRPLKQQLEELKVPLEQVLIIAFNTETVALCKELLPTVRVHWLTGYKKDAKSGQWRPSLEQVAQSMRDCKADGLGTQGNRQVVTPEFIEQLKRRGMAEFHVWTIDSPDDARYFQKLGAVGITTNRPALIRESLATGKPSPL; encoded by the coding sequence ATGTTGAACGCACGCTGGTTGTTGACCGTAGTCTTGTTCTGTGGATGTTTAGACAGCACCGTTTGGGGGCAAGTGATCGTTGGCCATCGCGGGGCATCGTTTGATGCGCCCGAAAATACGGTGGCTGCGTTTGAGGAAGCTTGGCGTCAGCAAGCTGATGGCGTCGAGGGAGACTTTTATCTGACCACCGATGGCCAAATCGTTTGCATCCACGACAAAGACACCGCACGGACCGGTGGCCGCCGGTTGAAAGTCTCCGGTTCGTCGCTGGAGCAGTTGCGGCAACTCGAATACGGCAGCTGGAAAGACGCTCGATTTGCGGGCGAACCGCTGCCGACGTTTGCCGACGTTTGGAGAGCGATCCCCGAGGGCAAGCTGTTTGTGGTGGAATTGAAAGTTGGCCCCGAGATTGTCCGTCCGCTGAAGCAACAGTTGGAAGAACTCAAGGTCCCGCTAGAACAAGTGTTGATCATTGCCTTCAACACTGAAACGGTGGCGTTGTGTAAAGAGTTATTGCCGACGGTTCGGGTGCATTGGTTGACCGGTTATAAGAAGGATGCCAAGAGTGGCCAGTGGCGGCCCAGCCTCGAACAAGTCGCCCAGTCGATGCGCGATTGCAAAGCCGATGGTCTGGGGACGCAGGGGAATCGGCAGGTCGTCACGCCGGAATTCATCGAGCAATTGAAGCGCCGCGGGATGGCAGAGTTTCACGTCTGGACGATCGATTCTCCCGACGATGCCCGATATTTCCAAAAGCTCGGCGCGGTCGGAATCACGACCAATCGTCCCGCCTTGATTCGCGAATCGCTGGCGACGGGCAAACCGTCGCCGCTGTAA
- a CDS encoding serine/threonine protein kinase, producing the protein MIDFEQLGPYKVLDKLGQGGMGAVYRGEHAKTSERVAIKVIASQIADQPRFRRRFATEIETLKKLNHPNIVRLIGYGEEQGHLFYSMELVDGPSLQQQIRSLKRLPWRDVVRYGIDICGALKHAHDFGVIHRDLKPANLLIAEDQSMKLTDFGIAKLWLGDDMTAVGAMLGTADYMAPEQAGDGPITPRTDLYALGNVLYASLVGRPPFAGKDLTRVITSLHTDPPPPIDLILPELPMELVTLIHLLLEKGPRDRPPTALAVGNRLRAILQDDLRLGSLTFDDNRPTIDSDLPQRVTSSEESLELGTHSSLPTDQRPTLDATEHPAPGTGSQFAFEETDNSAVQDFPEAATLAPLTHFRTVDQEERNRASAPLTADPHGSSPRESLLSILLLIGLLMLLVTAALWMMQPPSAESLYNKISEAEDFGDVDKAAGSIKQFLARYPDDYRAEEVSALADQIDSDRVFRRLRVRARFKGGIEQLEPAEQAFVEAMLLREENPAEARELLEDWLIVFSHADHRDRSVARLIPIVRQEIQPLKEINRKQTNTQSQQLQDWIDGSLERLDADRHQEFLESVIRLYADKAWAEEEIARVKKLLSAAGQGAVAPSAPTPAPPPADES; encoded by the coding sequence ATGATCGATTTCGAACAACTTGGCCCCTACAAAGTCCTCGACAAACTGGGGCAGGGAGGGATGGGAGCGGTCTACCGCGGCGAACACGCCAAAACCAGCGAACGGGTCGCCATCAAGGTAATCGCTTCGCAGATCGCGGACCAACCGCGGTTTCGTCGCCGGTTTGCGACCGAGATCGAAACGCTGAAGAAGTTGAATCACCCGAACATCGTCCGCCTGATCGGATACGGTGAAGAACAAGGGCATCTGTTCTATTCGATGGAATTGGTCGATGGCCCCAGTTTGCAGCAGCAGATCCGCTCGCTCAAACGGCTCCCTTGGCGCGACGTCGTTCGCTACGGAATCGATATCTGCGGTGCCCTCAAACACGCACACGATTTTGGAGTGATCCATCGCGATCTGAAACCGGCGAACCTGTTGATTGCCGAAGATCAATCGATGAAGTTGACCGATTTTGGAATCGCCAAACTGTGGCTTGGCGACGACATGACAGCCGTCGGCGCGATGCTGGGAACCGCCGACTACATGGCGCCCGAACAGGCGGGCGATGGCCCGATCACACCACGCACCGATTTATATGCGTTGGGGAACGTGCTGTATGCGAGCCTGGTCGGCCGGCCTCCGTTTGCCGGCAAGGATCTGACGCGCGTGATCACGAGTCTCCATACCGACCCGCCACCGCCCATCGATCTGATCCTGCCCGAGTTGCCGATGGAGCTGGTCACGCTAATCCATCTGTTGTTAGAAAAGGGACCGCGCGACCGGCCCCCGACAGCGCTTGCTGTTGGGAATCGCTTGCGGGCGATATTGCAGGATGACCTGCGGCTCGGTTCGCTGACCTTTGATGACAATCGGCCAACGATCGATAGCGATTTACCGCAGCGCGTGACCAGCAGCGAGGAATCGTTGGAACTGGGCACCCATTCCTCACTCCCCACCGATCAGCGTCCGACGCTCGATGCGACCGAGCATCCGGCCCCAGGAACGGGAAGCCAGTTTGCCTTTGAAGAGACCGACAACTCCGCAGTTCAAGATTTTCCGGAAGCGGCAACGCTGGCACCGTTAACCCATTTCCGCACGGTCGATCAGGAGGAACGCAACCGCGCGTCGGCGCCTCTGACCGCCGATCCCCACGGATCGTCACCCCGGGAAAGCCTGCTTTCGATCCTGTTGCTGATCGGCCTGTTGATGCTGCTGGTCACCGCAGCGCTTTGGATGATGCAACCGCCCTCTGCTGAATCACTGTACAACAAGATCAGCGAAGCGGAGGACTTTGGCGACGTCGATAAGGCGGCCGGTTCGATCAAACAATTCCTGGCTCGTTACCCCGACGACTACCGCGCCGAAGAGGTCTCGGCACTGGCCGACCAGATCGATTCGGATCGTGTCTTCCGCCGCTTGCGGGTGCGGGCTCGGTTCAAGGGAGGCATCGAACAACTCGAACCGGCCGAACAGGCATTTGTCGAAGCGATGTTGTTGCGGGAAGAGAATCCCGCCGAGGCCCGTGAACTACTGGAGGATTGGTTGATCGTCTTCAGCCACGCCGACCATCGCGACCGATCGGTCGCCCGTTTGATCCCTATCGTGCGTCAAGAAATCCAACCGCTGAAAGAGATCAATCGCAAACAAACCAATACCCAATCGCAACAACTGCAGGACTGGATCGACGGGTCGCTGGAACGTCTCGATGCGGATCGACATCAAGAATTTCTGGAGAGCGTGATCCGTCTGTACGCCGACAAAGCGTGGGCCGAAGAAGAGATCGCCCGGGTAAAAAAACTGTTGAGCGCCGCCGGGCAGGGTGCCGTCGCCCCAAGCGCCCCCACGCCGGCGCCTCCGCCGGCGGATGAATCCTAG
- a CDS encoding BlaI/MecI/CopY family transcriptional regulator gives MRNKSVSGLTAAEAEVMNVIWGNEPTGIPDIVAQMPRELAYSTVMTTVRILCDKGFVRQCGKEGRAFIYESCVGRDEVRCSMVRDLAERLFGGSVKSMVMNMIQEETIDAQDLKDVKKMIRDLEARQ, from the coding sequence GTGCGAAATAAATCAGTCAGCGGGCTAACTGCGGCGGAAGCGGAAGTCATGAACGTAATCTGGGGAAACGAGCCGACAGGGATTCCCGATATCGTCGCGCAAATGCCGCGAGAACTGGCCTATTCCACCGTGATGACAACGGTCCGCATTCTTTGCGACAAGGGGTTTGTCAGGCAATGTGGCAAGGAGGGGCGGGCGTTCATTTACGAATCGTGTGTGGGCCGCGATGAAGTCCGCTGTTCGATGGTTCGCGATCTGGCTGAACGACTGTTTGGCGGATCGGTCAAGTCGATGGTGATGAACATGATCCAAGAGGAGACGATCGACGCCCAAGATCTGAAAGACGTCAAGAAAATGATCCGCGACTTGGAAGCACGCCAATGA